The Rhodocytophaga rosea genome has a segment encoding these proteins:
- a CDS encoding DUF6999 family protein, whose protein sequence is MVHRNEMNVVNSIEYFEQLEHNPKDPNPWQALFWDRSIPFNPTSKAAFLYDSQTRSRQFILPVARVVCRLTIMFIQLIKLLIPNMAFPKFLHKCLYWGMKYWITPEANYLILRHFNLGSEVLQFIKENVLGVDITMNPLKPTRLEDVKDNLFLNHDLNLFNFVIRLNKDMQQKGISIKPVKYPDLSCITVGEFKFEKFRNGFTNILDLSTAIEMFTPIYQLLLTDKDFWRASNSLQLDETIGLYAATILNSPEKLVALNNKHPMIPLTTWSAGFRLTLHGLSTEVLHALLVDLKKAQKEKPLVMEESTGS, encoded by the coding sequence ATGGTACACAGAAATGAAATGAATGTGGTAAATTCCATAGAATATTTCGAGCAACTGGAACATAACCCAAAAGACCCCAATCCCTGGCAAGCCTTGTTCTGGGACCGTAGTATTCCATTCAATCCTACTTCTAAAGCTGCCTTTTTGTACGATTCGCAAACACGCTCTAGGCAGTTTATTTTGCCGGTAGCCAGAGTCGTTTGCCGCCTGACAATCATGTTTATTCAGCTTATCAAACTCCTTATTCCCAATATGGCTTTTCCCAAGTTTCTGCACAAATGCTTGTACTGGGGCATGAAATACTGGATCACCCCAGAAGCCAATTACCTGATTCTGCGGCATTTTAATCTGGGTTCTGAAGTATTACAGTTCATCAAAGAAAATGTGCTTGGTGTAGATATTACTATGAATCCGCTGAAACCAACCAGACTCGAAGATGTGAAAGATAATCTGTTTCTAAATCATGATCTGAACCTGTTTAATTTTGTGATCAGGCTTAATAAGGATATGCAGCAGAAAGGCATCAGTATTAAACCCGTAAAATACCCTGATCTATCCTGTATTACAGTAGGTGAGTTCAAGTTTGAAAAATTCCGGAATGGCTTCACCAACATTCTTGACCTAAGTACAGCGATTGAAATGTTTACCCCTATATACCAGCTATTGCTGACAGATAAAGATTTCTGGCGGGCATCTAATTCCCTGCAGTTAGACGAAACCATCGGCTTGTATGCAGCTACTATTCTAAATAGTCCTGAAAAGCTGGTAGCGTTGAACAACAAACATCCCATGATTCCCTTAACTACCTGGTCGGCAGGATTTAGGTTAACGCTTCATGGCTTGTCTACAGAAGTATTACATGCCCTGCTGGTAGACCTGAAAAAGGCGCAAAAAGAAAAACCGCTTGTAATGGAAGAAAGTACAGGTAGTTAA
- a CDS encoding VOC family protein, translating to MSTFQLPADTKIGYIHLQTAQLDRLLSFYVDLLGFKEIKRENNTSWLSANGQLPALIELTENKQASARNRHTPGLFHTAFLLSSRFALAQLLKRLLENNFRLGYGDHGVSEALYLSDPDGNGVELYADRPRDQWPIVNGKIEMYTEPVDTKSLLAELNRPNSEWKGIDHGTLIGHVHLQVSSLNKAEQFYHHILGFDITQQSYPGALFVSAGGYHHHLGLNTWYSKNSPPAPADSTGLQSFSIVVSDEKALTGVKQQLSQAGYAVNTTETGISTFDEDTIHVLVDRA from the coding sequence ATGAGCACTTTCCAACTACCGGCCGATACCAAAATTGGATACATTCATTTGCAAACCGCCCAGCTGGACAGGCTTCTGTCTTTTTACGTGGACCTGCTGGGTTTTAAAGAAATAAAAAGAGAGAACAACACCTCATGGCTTTCGGCTAACGGTCAATTACCTGCGCTGATCGAACTCACCGAAAATAAACAGGCTTCTGCCAGAAACCGGCATACCCCTGGCTTATTTCATACAGCGTTTCTGCTGTCCAGTCGTTTTGCACTGGCTCAGTTACTAAAGCGTTTGTTAGAAAATAACTTCAGGCTCGGGTACGGAGACCATGGCGTAAGCGAGGCACTGTATCTCTCAGACCCGGATGGAAACGGAGTAGAACTTTATGCCGACCGCCCCAGAGATCAATGGCCCATCGTAAATGGAAAAATTGAAATGTACACCGAGCCGGTAGATACCAAAAGCTTATTAGCAGAACTAAACCGCCCTAACAGCGAATGGAAAGGCATTGATCATGGTACCTTAATCGGACATGTGCATTTACAGGTTTCTAGCCTTAATAAAGCAGAGCAGTTTTATCACCATATACTTGGCTTTGATATTACCCAGCAATCCTATCCAGGTGCATTATTTGTGTCGGCTGGTGGGTATCATCATCATCTGGGTTTAAATACCTGGTATAGTAAAAATAGTCCGCCTGCTCCGGCTGATAGTACTGGCCTGCAATCTTTTTCAATTGTAGTTTCGGATGAAAAAGCGTTAACTGGCGTAAAACAACAACTATCGCAGGCTGGCTATGCTGTAAATACTACAGAAACCGGAATTTCAACATTCGATGAAGATACGATCCATGTTCTTGTAGATAGAGCCTGA
- a CDS encoding MBL fold metallo-hydrolase, which produces MSQSKNSPDYTSNPDLQFVKPNYSGNKLIHGKFTNEDKDVEAGFLKVLRWQFTRNPQKAEKKADTFRLQVIQNKTLSKQGLDKIVWLGHATFLIRIQGQNLLIDPVFGNLPLIPRKSPLPCLPSDLTNIQYLLISHGHRDHLDKPSIQQVLEYNPAVTVLAPLQMQKLIYSFGKIRQYQEAGWYQSYQVTDGLEIIFLPAKHWHRRGLNDFNEILWGSFLIRTKQVSIYFGGDSAYGAHFTHIRQTVGPVDVCILPVGAYKPPFMMQGSHMNPMEAIQAFQDLQGKLLIPMHYGTFDLSDEPIGEPYRVLQQAELQKKIKGKLKLAAVGEEILLDTVIRQ; this is translated from the coding sequence ATGTCACAATCTAAAAATTCACCGGATTATACCTCCAATCCTGATTTGCAATTTGTTAAACCAAACTATTCTGGTAATAAGCTTATACATGGAAAATTCACTAATGAAGACAAAGATGTAGAGGCAGGATTTCTGAAAGTACTCCGCTGGCAGTTTACCAGAAATCCGCAAAAAGCTGAGAAAAAGGCAGATACCTTCCGCTTACAGGTAATACAAAACAAAACATTGAGTAAACAAGGTCTGGATAAAATTGTATGGCTGGGGCATGCGACTTTTCTTATTCGCATCCAGGGACAGAATTTGCTCATAGACCCTGTTTTTGGCAATTTGCCACTCATTCCCCGTAAGTCTCCTCTGCCCTGCCTTCCCTCCGACCTGACCAATATTCAATATCTGCTCATTTCTCATGGGCATAGGGATCACCTGGATAAACCTTCTATACAGCAGGTATTAGAATATAACCCGGCTGTAACAGTACTGGCTCCGTTACAAATGCAGAAATTGATTTACTCCTTCGGAAAGATCAGACAGTACCAGGAAGCAGGATGGTACCAGTCATATCAAGTAACAGATGGCCTGGAAATTATCTTTTTACCTGCCAAACACTGGCACCGGCGGGGCTTAAATGATTTTAACGAAATACTCTGGGGTAGTTTTCTGATCAGGACAAAACAAGTAAGTATTTATTTTGGAGGCGATAGTGCCTATGGGGCGCATTTTACACATATCCGGCAAACGGTTGGTCCGGTTGATGTTTGTATATTGCCCGTTGGTGCCTATAAACCTCCGTTTATGATGCAAGGCTCACACATGAACCCTATGGAGGCCATACAAGCTTTTCAAGATTTACAGGGCAAGCTACTGATTCCTATGCATTATGGCACATTCGACCTGTCGGACGAGCCTATCGGAGAACCATATAGAGTGCTACAACAAGCTGAACTGCAGAAGAAAATCAAAGGTAAATTAAAGTTAGCGGCTGTTGGAGAAGAGATTCTGCTGGATACAGTCATTCGCCAATAG
- a CDS encoding Gfo/Idh/MocA family protein, which translates to MGMVGGGKDAFIGGIHRMAANLDGEIELVCGAFSSSPEKSKASGESLYLPANRVYGSFEEMIQKEKQLPEGERMDFVSIVTPNHMHFPPAKMALENGFHVVCDKPMTLNLKEAKELRDLVKKTGLLFCLTHNYTGYPMVKEARHMIKDGKLGKIRKIVVEYPQGWLATKVENKQADWRTDPARSGIAGCMGDIGTHAENLAEYITGLKITEMCADLTTFVEGRRLDDDGNVLLRFENGAKGVLHASQISVGEENGLNIRVYGETGGLKWRQEEPNTLIATWLDKSAQNLRPGVGQNYESTKRHIRVPPPGHPEGYLEAFASLYRNFAITLRSRLKGENPDPIYLDFPSADDGVRGMVFIETVVASSNSKEKWLKVQE; encoded by the coding sequence ATGGGAATGGTGGGCGGAGGGAAAGATGCTTTTATTGGAGGCATTCACCGGATGGCAGCAAATCTGGATGGAGAAATAGAATTAGTGTGTGGTGCATTCAGCAGTAGTCCCGAAAAATCTAAAGCATCTGGCGAAAGCCTTTATTTACCAGCCAACCGGGTATATGGCTCATTTGAAGAAATGATTCAGAAGGAAAAACAGCTTCCGGAAGGCGAACGAATGGATTTTGTTTCCATTGTTACCCCAAATCACATGCACTTCCCACCAGCGAAAATGGCGCTGGAAAACGGATTTCATGTGGTGTGTGACAAGCCTATGACCCTCAATCTAAAGGAAGCTAAAGAACTCCGGGATCTGGTTAAAAAAACCGGCTTACTGTTCTGCCTGACACATAATTATACAGGCTATCCGATGGTAAAAGAAGCCAGGCATATGATCAAAGATGGAAAACTGGGTAAGATCCGCAAAATAGTAGTAGAATATCCGCAAGGCTGGCTGGCTACCAAAGTAGAAAACAAACAAGCCGACTGGCGTACCGATCCGGCCCGTTCGGGTATTGCCGGTTGTATGGGCGATATCGGAACCCACGCCGAAAACCTCGCTGAATACATCACCGGCTTGAAAATTACCGAAATGTGCGCCGACCTCACCACGTTTGTAGAAGGCCGCCGGCTCGATGATGATGGCAATGTATTGTTGCGTTTCGAGAATGGAGCCAAAGGCGTTTTGCATGCCAGCCAGATTTCGGTAGGTGAAGAAAATGGATTAAATATCCGGGTATACGGTGAAACAGGGGGATTAAAATGGCGGCAGGAAGAACCGAATACCTTAATTGCTACCTGGCTGGATAAATCGGCCCAAAATCTCCGTCCTGGCGTAGGTCAAAATTATGAAAGCACCAAAAGGCATATTCGTGTTCCTCCTCCCGGCCACCCTGAAGGATACCTGGAAGCCTTTGCCAGTTTGTACCGTAATTTTGCCATTACCTTACGCAGCCGCCTGAAAGGCGAAAACCCAGACCCAATTTACCTGGATTTTCCTTCGGCAGATGATGGGGTAAGAGGGATGGTGTTTATTGAGACAGTAGTAGCTTCCAGCAATAGCAAGGAAAAATGGCTGAAGGTGCAGGAGTAA
- the accC gene encoding acetyl-CoA carboxylase biotin carboxylase subunit, whose protein sequence is MTIKKILVANRGEIALRVMRSAREMGIRTVAVYSEADRNALHVRYADEAVCIGPPASAQSYLRGDKIIEVCKQLGVDAIHPGYGFLSENAAFAQATADAGIIFIGPSPESIRVMGDKLAAKAAVSAFNIPMVPGTPEAVKDIAEAKEICKTIGYPVLIKASAGGGGKGMRVVEREEEFVEQMQRAVSEAASAFGDGSVFIEKYITSPKHIEIQVLGDQHGHIIHLFERECSIQRRHQKVVEEAPSAVLTPAVREAMGKSAVDVARACSYYGAGTVEFIVDEKLNFYFLEMNTRLQVEHPVSELITGVDLVKEQIKIAQGEKLAIRQEDLKILGHAVEIRVYAEDPANNFLPDIGRLQTYVRPQGPGVRVDDGFEQGMDIPIYYDPMIAKLITFGKDRTEAIGRMRRAIDEYQISGVTTTLGFCRIVMDHEAFLSGRFYTDFVSKYFTPAQLNQHLPQESEVAAALVAYLLSQQQTNASSGKAAQQSASGSKWRKNRQ, encoded by the coding sequence ATGACTATAAAAAAAATATTGGTTGCCAACAGAGGCGAGATCGCTTTAAGGGTGATGCGGTCAGCGAGGGAAATGGGAATTCGTACAGTGGCTGTGTATAGCGAAGCCGATAGAAATGCCTTGCATGTCCGGTATGCGGATGAGGCAGTTTGTATTGGTCCACCTGCTTCGGCTCAGTCGTATTTAAGGGGCGATAAAATCATTGAGGTTTGTAAACAACTGGGTGTAGATGCCATTCATCCGGGTTATGGATTTTTATCGGAGAATGCAGCTTTTGCCCAGGCAACGGCGGATGCAGGTATTATTTTTATCGGCCCTTCCCCAGAATCTATCCGCGTCATGGGCGATAAACTGGCAGCAAAAGCAGCTGTTTCGGCTTTCAATATTCCGATGGTGCCCGGAACACCTGAAGCTGTTAAAGATATAGCGGAGGCTAAAGAAATTTGTAAAACTATTGGCTATCCGGTATTGATCAAGGCAAGCGCCGGGGGAGGAGGAAAGGGGATGCGGGTGGTAGAACGGGAAGAAGAATTCGTCGAGCAGATGCAACGGGCGGTAAGCGAGGCGGCTTCTGCTTTTGGGGATGGGTCGGTGTTCATTGAAAAATACATTACTTCTCCCAAACATATCGAAATACAGGTATTAGGCGACCAGCATGGACATATTATTCATTTGTTTGAACGGGAGTGTTCCATCCAAAGGCGGCACCAGAAAGTAGTGGAAGAAGCACCATCGGCCGTTTTAACACCTGCCGTAAGAGAAGCGATGGGAAAAAGTGCTGTAGATGTAGCGAGAGCTTGTTCCTATTATGGAGCTGGCACCGTTGAGTTTATTGTAGATGAAAAACTCAATTTTTACTTTCTGGAAATGAACACCCGTTTGCAGGTAGAACACCCGGTAAGTGAGCTAATCACGGGTGTAGACCTGGTGAAAGAACAGATAAAAATAGCTCAGGGTGAAAAATTAGCTATCCGCCAGGAAGACCTGAAAATCTTAGGACATGCTGTAGAAATACGGGTATATGCCGAAGACCCAGCTAACAACTTTTTGCCGGATATTGGCCGTTTGCAAACCTATGTCCGTCCACAGGGACCGGGAGTAAGGGTGGATGATGGATTTGAACAAGGCATGGACATCCCCATCTATTACGATCCTATGATCGCTAAACTCATTACTTTCGGAAAAGACCGTACGGAAGCTATCGGACGGATGAGACGAGCCATCGATGAATACCAGATCAGTGGCGTAACCACCACCCTTGGATTTTGCCGCATTGTAATGGACCATGAAGCTTTCCTGTCCGGCCGTTTTTACACGGATTTTGTGAGCAAGTATTTCACCCCTGCCCAATTAAACCAACATTTACCCCAAGAATCTGAAGTGGCGGCTGCTCTGGTGGCTTATCTACTTTCGCAGCAACAAACCAATGCTTCATCGGGGAAGGCAGCTCAGCAAAGTGCATCAGGCAGTAAATGGAGAAAGAACCGGCAATGA
- a CDS encoding lytic transglycosylase domain-containing protein → MKRIQLFLIFGLLLSLVIYGIYSRLSEQFNYIYEHDPRYQVYNVDDPPPQIFFAGEPMPLHDKKVAKKFEQELRIQTYWNYSKISLIKRARYWLPQIEPILKQYNVPKDFKYVAVVESMLNNVESPKAAAGFWQIIASTGSHYGLEINDEVDERYHPIKATHAACQYFQESHKKFGNWTSVAASYNIGMGGLSKALRNQNKSSYYKLNLNSETAKYVFRIVALKQLIEHPKEYGFKISRGNPYDIGLKKIKVTESIPDLSAFAAKYGINLEILKEYNAWLLKNTLTIKEPGKTYTLLVPRKPELLMASEQKASIQPVLVDSTHIIAPDTSSFW, encoded by the coding sequence TTGAAAAGAATTCAGCTCTTTTTAATATTTGGATTATTACTTTCCCTGGTCATTTACGGGATATATTCCCGCTTATCTGAGCAGTTTAATTACATATATGAGCATGATCCACGCTATCAGGTATATAATGTAGATGATCCGCCTCCGCAGATTTTTTTTGCCGGCGAACCTATGCCACTTCATGATAAAAAGGTAGCTAAAAAATTCGAACAAGAGCTTCGCATCCAAACCTACTGGAATTACAGCAAAATTTCACTTATCAAACGTGCCAGATACTGGTTGCCTCAGATAGAACCTATTCTCAAGCAGTATAACGTCCCAAAAGACTTTAAATATGTAGCTGTGGTAGAAAGCATGTTGAATAATGTGGAATCGCCCAAAGCAGCCGCTGGCTTCTGGCAGATTATTGCCAGCACCGGTTCCCATTACGGACTGGAAATAAATGATGAAGTAGATGAACGCTATCATCCTATTAAAGCAACCCACGCAGCCTGCCAGTATTTTCAGGAATCACATAAGAAATTTGGCAACTGGACCAGCGTAGCAGCCTCTTATAATATAGGCATGGGTGGATTAAGCAAAGCCCTTCGCAACCAGAATAAAAGTTCGTATTACAAACTCAACCTCAACAGTGAAACAGCTAAATATGTATTCAGGATAGTAGCACTTAAACAACTCATTGAGCATCCTAAAGAATATGGCTTTAAGATAAGCCGTGGAAATCCATATGATATTGGCCTGAAGAAAATTAAAGTTACTGAATCTATTCCGGATCTTTCTGCTTTTGCGGCTAAGTATGGAATAAATCTGGAAATATTGAAGGAATACAATGCCTGGCTACTGAAAAACACCTTAACTATTAAAGAACCCGGCAAAACCTATACGCTATTGGTGCCCAGAAAACCAGAATTACTGATGGCTTCCGAACAAAAAGCTTCTATACAGCCTGTATTGGTAGATTCTACCCACATTATAGCTCCAGACACAAGCAGTTTCTGGTAA
- a CDS encoding LOG family protein, with translation MQKEENISLEEQRIRRAFKDRDWNEIKIADSWVIFKVMAEFVSGFEKLAKIGPCVSIFGSARTKADNPYYIMAEEIAAKLVRHGYGVITGGGPGIMEAGNKGARTQGGKSVGLNIQLPFEQFNNVYIDSDKLISFDYFFVRKVMFVKYAQGFIVMPGGMGTLDELFEAITLIQTQKIGRFPIVLVGRSYWQGLMDWIENVMLGQENNISAEDLKLINIVDNPTDAVKVIDDFYSRYLLQPNF, from the coding sequence ATGCAAAAAGAAGAAAATATCAGCTTGGAAGAACAAAGAATCAGGCGGGCATTTAAAGACAGAGACTGGAATGAAATTAAAATAGCTGATTCCTGGGTAATATTTAAAGTAATGGCTGAGTTTGTAAGCGGATTCGAAAAACTGGCTAAAATCGGACCTTGTGTGTCTATCTTTGGTTCCGCCCGTACCAAAGCAGATAATCCCTATTATATAATGGCCGAAGAAATTGCCGCCAAACTGGTGCGACACGGCTATGGAGTAATTACCGGCGGAGGTCCGGGTATTATGGAAGCTGGCAATAAAGGTGCCCGTACGCAGGGAGGAAAATCAGTTGGGTTGAACATTCAGTTACCTTTTGAGCAGTTTAATAACGTTTACATTGATTCGGATAAACTCATTTCTTTCGATTACTTCTTTGTACGCAAAGTAATGTTTGTAAAATATGCCCAGGGTTTCATCGTCATGCCCGGAGGAATGGGAACGCTGGATGAACTTTTTGAAGCCATTACCTTGATTCAGACCCAAAAGATTGGTAGATTCCCCATCGTGCTGGTAGGCCGCTCCTACTGGCAGGGACTTATGGACTGGATCGAAAATGTGATGTTAGGGCAGGAAAATAATATCAGTGCAGAAGATTTAAAGCTGATCAATATTGTAGATAATCCGACGGATGCAGTAAAAGTGATAGATGACTTCTATTCCCGTTATCTGCTTCAGCCCAACTTTTAG
- the ribD gene encoding bifunctional diaminohydroxyphosphoribosylaminopyrimidine deaminase/5-amino-6-(5-phosphoribosylamino)uracil reductase RibD — translation MTHELFMQRALELAQLGQGSVSPNPMVGCVIVYQDQVIGEGWHKKYGDWHAEVNAVNSVQQLELLKESTVYVTLEPCSHFGKTPPCADLLISHQVKKVIICNVDTNPLVGGQGISKLQQAGIETETGILESQGRKLNKRFFAFMEKKRPYIILKWAQTADGFIARENFDSKWISNDFSRTLVHKWRTEEDAILVGTSTALYDNPQLNVRNWHGENPLRLVIDLNLRLPSHLHLFDRKQPTICYNLHKAGTEENLIWVQLQQPDNSLQEILQDLYARKVQSVIVEGGSKILNSFIEKGLWDEARIFESPQVFGNGIAAPVLRAKAKKTENFFGDKLITFTPVYN, via the coding sequence ATGACCCACGAACTATTCATGCAACGTGCCCTGGAACTGGCACAACTCGGACAAGGTTCAGTAAGCCCTAATCCCATGGTAGGCTGCGTAATAGTATACCAGGATCAGGTAATTGGTGAAGGATGGCACAAAAAATATGGCGACTGGCATGCAGAAGTAAACGCAGTAAATTCAGTACAACAACTGGAATTGCTTAAAGAAAGCACCGTATATGTTACGTTAGAACCCTGTTCCCATTTCGGCAAAACTCCTCCCTGTGCAGATTTGTTGATCAGTCATCAGGTAAAAAAAGTAATAATCTGCAATGTAGATACGAACCCACTGGTAGGTGGACAAGGAATATCCAAATTGCAACAAGCTGGCATAGAAACAGAAACCGGCATACTGGAATCCCAGGGAAGAAAGTTGAATAAGCGCTTCTTTGCTTTCATGGAGAAAAAACGCCCGTACATTATATTAAAGTGGGCACAAACTGCTGACGGATTTATTGCCAGGGAAAACTTCGATTCCAAGTGGATCAGTAATGATTTTTCGAGAACACTGGTACATAAATGGCGCACCGAAGAAGATGCCATTCTAGTTGGTACCAGCACAGCTTTATATGACAATCCGCAACTGAATGTACGAAACTGGCATGGCGAAAATCCCCTGCGCCTCGTAATCGACCTGAATTTGCGGTTACCTTCTCACCTGCATCTGTTTGACAGAAAACAACCCACCATTTGCTACAATCTGCATAAAGCCGGCACAGAGGAAAATCTTATCTGGGTACAATTGCAACAACCCGACAACAGCTTGCAGGAAATACTCCAGGATTTATACGCACGTAAGGTACAGTCAGTAATTGTCGAAGGCGGAAGTAAAATATTAAATAGTTTTATTGAAAAAGGGCTCTGGGACGAAGCCAGAATTTTTGAAAGCCCGCAGGTTTTTGGAAATGGAATAGCCGCACCTGTACTCAGGGCAAAAGCTAAAAAAACAGAAAATTTTTTTGGCGACAAACTGATCACTTTTACTCCGGTTTACAATTAA
- the prmC gene encoding peptide chain release factor N(5)-glutamine methyltransferase has product MSVSSRQLFTKIHQQLQQIYPSEEARNIAFLLLEHCFDISRTAVLASKDIPDTNTDQINPLIERLLKHEPVQYVLGETLFYGRWFEVNSNVLIPRPETEELVYRIVEDFSFRKKDPLAILDIGTGSGCIAVTLAAEFPVAQVWAIDVSEKALQVAQANARLNSVQVNFVQADILDQQRIGLPENLQLDLMVSNPPYVTRAEMELMRQNVTAYEPHLALFVEGEDALLFYRHIASLGKSVLKTGGACYMETNENYTKQVQDLFEEYGYTATQLITDMFGKDRFVKAIL; this is encoded by the coding sequence ATGTCCGTATCATCCAGGCAGCTTTTTACCAAAATTCACCAGCAGCTTCAGCAGATATATCCGTCAGAGGAAGCCAGAAATATTGCTTTTCTATTGTTAGAACATTGTTTTGACATAAGCCGGACTGCTGTGCTCGCTAGCAAAGATATTCCTGATACCAATACAGATCAGATTAACCCTTTGATAGAACGATTGCTGAAACATGAGCCGGTCCAGTATGTATTAGGCGAAACCCTTTTTTATGGCCGTTGGTTCGAGGTAAATTCCAATGTGCTTATTCCCAGGCCTGAAACAGAGGAATTGGTGTATCGGATAGTTGAAGATTTTTCTTTTAGAAAGAAAGATCCCTTAGCAATTTTAGATATTGGAACAGGCAGCGGTTGTATTGCTGTCACTCTTGCGGCTGAATTCCCTGTGGCACAGGTGTGGGCGATCGATGTTTCTGAAAAAGCGTTACAGGTAGCACAGGCCAATGCCAGATTAAATAGTGTACAAGTTAATTTTGTACAGGCTGATATTCTGGATCAACAAAGAATCGGCTTACCTGAGAATCTGCAACTTGATCTGATGGTGAGTAATCCGCCCTATGTGACACGGGCAGAAATGGAACTGATGCGACAGAATGTTACAGCGTATGAACCTCATCTGGCTTTGTTTGTAGAAGGGGAAGATGCCTTGTTATTCTATCGCCATATTGCCAGTTTAGGAAAGTCTGTGCTGAAAACAGGAGGGGCTTGTTATATGGAAACCAATGAAAACTATACCAAACAGGTACAGGATCTTTTTGAAGAATATGGATATACAGCAACGCAACTGATAACGGATATGTTTGGAAAAGACCGGTTTGTAAAAGCTATTTTGTAA
- a CDS encoding DUF1571 domain-containing protein — translation MKIVCVLVLLWKSTVVFSQVIPAKDIINQMLSATEQVNTLTFKLKKGERVNGKMVTGEQDVKYMHAPRKTYAYLHSPSKGTEVLWVAGANNGKVLVKPTSFPYVSVSLSPYGSIIRKNNHHTVHQVGFDYVAAIIRNLAKKSADQFDTYFQYQGEATFDNRTCYKILIDYIPYQYITYTVQPNEDLTSIADKLFVSDYMIKEINPEVDDYEDVESGQQIKVPNAYARKTILYIDKETHLPLVQKMYDEKGLFSQYEFYNLKLNPSLAPAEFSRDYEAYNF, via the coding sequence ATGAAAATAGTTTGTGTATTAGTTCTGCTATGGAAATCTACTGTTGTATTTTCCCAGGTAATTCCTGCAAAAGATATTATTAATCAGATGTTGTCGGCTACCGAGCAGGTAAATACTTTAACATTTAAGCTCAAAAAAGGGGAACGGGTAAATGGAAAAATGGTAACCGGCGAACAGGATGTTAAATACATGCATGCTCCCCGGAAAACCTATGCCTATTTGCATTCTCCAAGTAAAGGTACAGAAGTGTTATGGGTAGCAGGTGCCAATAATGGCAAGGTGCTCGTAAAACCAACCTCGTTTCCCTATGTAAGTGTAAGTCTTTCACCTTATGGTTCCATCATCCGCAAAAACAACCATCACACTGTACACCAGGTAGGATTCGATTATGTAGCTGCTATTATACGGAATCTTGCGAAAAAATCTGCTGACCAATTTGACACTTATTTCCAATATCAGGGTGAAGCGACATTTGATAACAGGACTTGTTATAAAATTTTGATAGATTATATACCATACCAATACATTACTTATACCGTGCAGCCTAATGAAGACCTGACTTCTATAGCGGATAAACTATTTGTAAGCGATTATATGATTAAAGAGATCAATCCGGAGGTGGACGATTATGAGGATGTAGAATCCGGGCAACAAATTAAGGTTCCTAATGCATACGCCCGTAAAACTATTCTATATATTGACAAAGAAACGCACCTCCCGCTGGTGCAGAAGATGTACGATGAAAAAGGCTTGTTCTCCCAATATGAATTCTATAATCTGAAGCTGAATCCTTCGCTTGCACCTGCTGAGTTCAGCCGGGATTATGAAGCGTATAATTTTTAA